The sequence CAGCCGGCTCATCACCGTACCCACCGGAATATTCATGATCTCGGCGATCTCCTTATACGCAAACCCCTCCACATCAGCCAGGTAAACCACCATGCGATAATCGTCGGACAACGAGTTCAGCGCATCAGTAATCTGCGAATTCGGCATATTCTGCAGCGCCTCAACCTCAGCAGACTGCAACCCAGTCGAATCATGCGAACTAGTGGTGTACAACTGCCGATCCGTCATCTCATCCGCCGAGGTCTCCAACGGGCGGCGCTTCATCTTCCGGTACGAATTAATATACGTATTCGTCATAATGCGGTACATCCACGCCTTGAGGTTGGTACCCGGCTTGAAACTTTCGAACGCGTTAAACGCCTTCAGATACGTCTCCTGCACCAAGTCTTCAGCGTCCTGCGGGTTCCGAGTCATGCGCAGCGCACCGCCATACAACTGGTCAAGAAGCGGCATGGCCTCATCAGTGAAGCGTTCAGAAAGATCGGTCTGCGACATATCGGCCATTGTAGGCTACGCGTGTCAGAACAGTTCAACACCCGCTTTCCGCGCGCTTCACGACGACCAACTCTAAAACAACGTGGTCGAATCCGCCATGAGCCCTTCATAATCATGGCGCACGTTGCCAACCGCTGGGTCGGCTTCCTGCCAGATCAGCTCGTCGGCAAGCACACTTGGCCGAATGAGTTCCTGTGCCTGCTCGGGGCTGCCATGCACCCACTGCGCGATGTCATCTTCACACAAGAACAGTGGCAGGCGATGGTGCAACCACTCAATCCCTCCGTGAGAACCAGTGGTGACCATAGTCGTCGATAAGCCCGCGTCCTCGCCACCACCGCTGTCCCACACACCTGCTGCGTACAGCAAACCCTCAGGCCGGCGCACATAGTACGGCTGCTTCTCGTGCCACTCGTAGTAGCCATCAAGCACCATGATGCTGCGCCGGGATTGAAACGCCGCACGAAACGACGGCTTCTCCGCCACCGTCTCCCCGCGCGCGTTGAACAGTGGCGGGCCGGAGTCGTCCTTCTTCCAATGCGGCAGCAACCCCCAGCGTGCGGGATCAACCTGGGCCAGGCTAGTGTCGCTAGTGTCGCTACTGTCGCTATTGTCG comes from Corynebacterium cystitidis and encodes:
- a CDS encoding sigma-70 family RNA polymerase sigma factor encodes the protein MSQTDLSERFTDEAMPLLDQLYGGALRMTRNPQDAEDLVQETYLKAFNAFESFKPGTNLKAWMYRIMTNTYINSYRKMKRRPLETSADEMTDRQLYTTSSHDSTGLQSAEVEALQNMPNSQITDALNSLSDDYRMVVYLADVEGFAYKEIAEIMNIPVGTVMSRLHRGRKQLRGLLKDVAAEKGIGLGHPDMQDGQQEGTE
- a CDS encoding SOS response-associated peptidase, producing the protein MCGRFVLFTTGDDLLAEIGGLPGVREVHAPDGLPGPRYNVAPTQVVPIVRFDNSDSSDTSDTSLAQVDPARWGLLPHWKKDDSGPPLFNARGETVAEKPSFRAAFQSRRSIMVLDGYYEWHEKQPYYVRRPEGLLYAAGVWDSGGGEDAGLSTTMVTTGSHGGIEWLHHRLPLFLCEDDIAQWVHGSPEQAQELIRPSVLADELIWQEADPAVGNVRHDYEGLMADSTTLF